GGCCGAAGGCAACCTCGAGCTCCACGTTCGAGGAGAAGAGTTGGGCCTCGAAATCCTGGAGCACGAGGCCCGCCATGGCGGAAAGCTCCACGATCCCGCGGCTGCCGACATCTTTCCCTTTTATTTTCACCCCGCCCTTGAATTCTCCCTTGAAGAACCTGGGTATAAGCCCGTTCATCGTGTTCAGGAGGGTTGACTTTCCCGCCCCTGAATGGCCCATGATTGCGACGAAGGCCCCTTCCTCCACCACGGCGCTTATGTCTTTGAGTGCCTTCTCGAGGCTGCCCCGGTAGGTGAAGGAGAGGGAATCGATAGTGACTGAGGCGGCCATGGGGGCTTACATGAGAAGACAGCCGAGAATGATGATCCCGGCAGACGCGGGGCCGAGTATACTCGGGGGGAGGTAAGGGATTAACCCGCTGGTGAGTCCGAGAACGACCCCGGCCGTGAGGACCCATGCACCCAGAGGGCCGGTCGCGCGCCGGACGGGCCGCTCGAGATCCATTACATCGATCCAGAGGAGACCCAGTTGTCCCCGCGTGATATCATAGACGGCAATCAGGAGAAGGACGCCCACCATGCCGCCGACCACATTATTGAGAACGATAATTTTGGAGAGGACCGAATAGGGGACGATGCCGAGCAGGTCGACCCAGACGGCGATCATCACAGCGCATACACCACTCGAAAGCATGGTGATAAGGATGTACCTCACCCAGCTGAGAGGGTTTCCCGCCTTCCACTCGTAATGCTTTCCGGCAATGGGCGCGAGATTGATCCAGAGCGAGTAGATCGCATAGCCCTGGAGGAGGTTGCCCACGAACCCTCCCAGAGAGCCTGGGCCGAAGGTGCCGCCGAAGACATCGCCGATGAGGTTGCCCAATCCGAGCCCCCATGCCCCGGCAGGCCCGAAAAGAAAGCCGAAGACCACGAGGAAGACCCCGGCCACTCTCACTTCGGCAATACCTGGAACCAGAGGGATGGCAGTCTTGAAGGCGATAAGGGCCGCCGCATAGATAGCCGCGCAGACGGCTACGAGCACGATCATTCTCGTGTTCTTCCACATGGAAAAGAGGTAGGTCATGGCCTCGAAGTCTCCTGTTCGTGAGGGGTTATGGCGTGCAGTCCGATGACCTGAATATA
The DNA window shown above is from Syntrophorhabdaceae bacterium and carries:
- a CDS encoding QueT transporter family protein, encoding MTYLFSMWKNTRMIVLVAVCAAIYAAALIAFKTAIPLVPGIAEVRVAGVFLVVFGFLFGPAGAWGLGLGNLIGDVFGGTFGPGSLGGFVGNLLQGYAIYSLWINLAPIAGKHYEWKAGNPLSWVRYILITMLSSGVCAVMIAVWVDLLGIVPYSVLSKIIVLNNVVGGMVGVLLLIAVYDITRGQLGLLWIDVMDLERPVRRATGPLGAWVLTAGVVLGLTSGLIPYLPPSILGPASAGIIILGCLLM